In Lolium perenne isolate Kyuss_39 chromosome 5, Kyuss_2.0, whole genome shotgun sequence, the sequence CAACTATGTTTGAAGCAGAATACAAAATGAATGCATGATGGTAGTACAATTTTCATTCCAGGATAGGCGGCATGCAGTATAAGTAGGGAAGTCGGCAATGTTCGCCATCTGAACCGTGAAGAAGGCCTGTTTTTTCGTAAGATTTGATGCTATCCGCCAGAGTCTCCTCCAACTTTCTTGGCTTCCACCCCAAATTCTTTAGTTTATCAGAAGTCACTTCAACTTTATAATCCACATCAACCATCCTGCGAACCCAAGAATAAGTGGTTCAAATCTTTTGTAAGAGATAACTAAGTTATGCCACGGCATTTGTATGATGAGGCTTACTTGTCTGCGTAACTGTAGTTAGGGTACATGCTCTTCAGAATTCCCAACAAATCCTTTAGGTCCATCTCATCGAGTGAGCATATGTATCTCTCTGATCGACCTGCCTTGTCGTACAACAGGAGCAACGCGTCGGCGACATCACGGACGTCTACTATAGGATAGAACTTGTTGTTCATTGTGTCGGGACCTCCTGACACCAGACATATAACATAATTACGCTACATCACAGTAATGGTAAAGTTAAGGCCCATCCTTCGATTTATAGTTCAGCAGGGCATTGTTCCACAGATGTGTCATATTTGTGAACTCATAACCACATTATTACCTgcccaatttttttttgaatatcCACAAACAATAAAATTATTTCTCGGTCACTTTCCAAAAATTAAAGATGTCGCCCTCGCATTTGTGAGGTGCTAGTTTTCTTAACTTCATATTTCAATTTACAGTTCAGCAGGCCATTGTTCCAGTAGAACTGCAATGTTCGATGCCCAAAATTGATTATATATATTTGTGATAAATGGAAAGAAAGAAATGCTGCAGAAAATAGTTTTTGCACTCACAAGACAAACCTTTTAGTATGTAGATGAGGACCTTGCTAGTGGTATTGATTGCCACATGTTGCAACAGAGGGCCCAAAACCAGACCTGGCAAAACTGTGGCGACGTGCAGTCCGTTCTTCAGCCCGTATTCTAGGGCCATTTCTTCAGCCATTGTCTTAGCAAGCGAATACCAGTTCTGCCAACACAAACAAGTATGGATCGCTGCGATTAGTCCTACCTCACTCTAGATAATTACTTTGAATTCATTGACCGGCGTTGGTTTCTGAGCGGTGACCTCATTCTCCCTGCACAACTCTTTGTCTGACCAGCAGCTCTCGTCTTTGATTTTATCCTGAGGCCAATCCAGAGTAAAGCAACTAGCGGCAATGGACGAGACGAGGATGAGTTTTTGTACTTTCTTCGCCGAGCAAGCCTTGAGTACGTTCGTGGTGCCCTTCACTGCGGGATCCATCATCTCTTTCTGCACAATATTGTCAAGTTGTCACTAGCAACAGCAGAACGGGTTATCTTTCTTAGCGTAAGTATGCAGAAGCACAACAAGGTAGGATTACAGGATCTTATTTTTGGGGTTACAATTTGACCGGTGTATGATACTTAGATACTAGCTAGGAGCATATTTTGTGAGAAATTCCAGTCATATTTTTCTAGTAAAAAAGAACGTTGAGAAGAAGAAATGCATCTCCACATCAGTGACCACTAGCACTCAATAAGCCAATTCCGAGCTCATACGAAATGCATTCTTCTAGTATTTTTCATCCCCTCCCCAGACTGTTGGTTCCcttcccttctccttgcaatgaATACTTTTGCTTTTGTTCAGATACACTCGTCTTCTTTTGCACGTCCACCTCAATACGACTGAGTACTCATACAAATTACTCTTTTGAACGGCTAAAAACTTACGAATTAACTAGCTGTGACTGTGAGCCTCTGACATAACACTAGTTGTATTCGTAGCCTTcctgaagagaatatgtatgcaCTTGCCTGTGGATCAACCATCTTTTGCTCGGGCACCGGAGTAGCGACATGGAAGACGCCCTCGCAGCCGGCAAACGCGGCCGCCACCGTGTCATAGTCGAGCATGTCTGCCTTTATCAGCTGCAGATTCTCCGGGGCTCCGTCCAGCTGCATCAGGAACGCATTCTTCGCATCACCTGCAAGATGACAAAGATGCAGGAACTGAGCAGTGGTGAGTGATCTGTGTCGTCGATGGGGGGTGCTGTCAGTGGTTGGCTGGTTGCATACGTGGGTCGCGAACGGTGGCGTTGACGGCGTAGCCGCGGGTGAGGAGCAGCTTGACGAGGCACGACCCTATGAACCCGCCGCCACCGGTCACGCAAACGCGGGGCAGCGGCGGGGACGACGTCTCCATCTCCGGCTGTTCTGTCTGGGAATTGGGACGGGACTACCGGAGTAGAGAGGAAAAGGGGCCGCTGGGAGTTCAGGGGAGGGAAAGAAAGAACACGGGGAGAAGAGAGTTTTCGTTATCGTTTCTCCCGCGCTGCCTGCCACAGGTTGGTCGGCAGGCACGCTGCACAGTGCACAGCAACAGCCGCAACACATGTCACACACACACGGCTCTCCAGTGTCCACATGCACACAGGCAGCTCCGCCGCACCTGCCCGATCTAGAACGCTTCCATCCATCCTAGCTCCTCAAGCTTGCACCTGTCGCGCATAAGTGCTTACTTGTGATCTATATCTGGATCCTGATAAGATGCATCCCGTTAAATGGTCGTTGCCCACTTTCATTTTGAAAGAAAAATGAGACGTCTCTAGTAGCTCGCATGCTTCTAGGTTAGGTCCGGTGGAAATAAAAAAAACCAGTTGACTAGATATCTAGAGGGGTTCTGCATTGTGGCATGCACTCCCGGTGCAGCCTAACAGGAACACTCGAATCAGTAGTTTTTTCCAGGGTCAGACCAATATTGAGCAAAAAAGCAACAACATTGTGCACGAGGGAGATCGGCGCGGGATGGCTATACATAGATCGTAAAATCTCGGCGGCGTTGTGCGGAAAAGTGAGGGAAACCTCCCTTCTTTCGGTCACCTTCTTCATTAACCCCAACCATAAATCCCCATTTCCTCCCTTTCGACATCGACTGCGGCGAGGATGAACATCAACCCCTCCGGTAGATTCCTTTTACTCTGGCACCATACCATTGCCGTTCTGGAGGAGGATCTCGTCTTCTTGGTCTCCAACACCGGATCCATGTCGCCGTGTGAAGAGGAGGTAGGGGTTTTTCTCCTTTTCTTCTTCAACTCCGGCTTGTCTCCATCGTCTTCCATGGAAGAGGTAAAACACACTCTCCGACTCTACTATCTGCCCCACCGTAGATCAATATAGGTAGAACTATGTGGGGTCCATTTTGTTGTTCCTCATGCTAGAACACTTTGATTAGGGCAACCAGATCGAGCTTCTTCATCAGGCAGCAACACTCATATCCATGTCATTCAGGAGTGGATCATGCTGCTACCCGAGGGAGCAATCATGTGTGCTACCATACGTTACCACCAGGTCATGAGAGAATAGTAAACATGAACTACATCTACAACTGGAACGATCTAGAGGCTATCCAAATGCTTCAGATGAGAAGAGCTCATTTCTATGAACTTGTGAAAAAGTTCAGGGAGAGATGACTGCTTCAAGATAGCATCCTCGTCTTTGTGGAGGAACAAGTCGCCATATTTCTTCATGTTGTTGGTTATAACAGATGTTTAGAGTGATCTATAACACATTCATGTGATACATGGTCAATCCTTCAGCGCCTATCAATGCCACTACTCTTGATGTTGTGAATGGCGATCAGATCCACtgagacgatgacgatggcgacgaaCAAGGAGACTGGTAAATAAATTAGCAGTTCAACAATTAACTGCTTCGTCTTCTCGTTCATTACATATTCTATGGTTTTTTGTTCTTGATGACACAGAGTCCTGATAAACTCACGTTGCCGCCGGTCCTCAAATTCTTCCCAGGGCTTGATTTTCCACCTCGGCCTCTTGCGGTCCTAAGAACGGCTTTCGAGAGTGAGCGAATCTATGTTCATCCGACGCATGTCCAAACCCCACTGCCACAAATCTTTGTCCTCCTTTCTAGCACCATTCTTCCTGAATATTTCCCACTCCTCTGTGATCGTCGGATATGTCTTGTGGACCTTGGTGTAATcatcacccttatccattatttttgtACACTCGTTTTCCAACTGCTGATAcgactccaacgtatctataatttcttatgttccatgctagttttatgacaatacctacatgttttattcatactttatatcgttttgatgcattttccggaactaacctattaacaagatgccgaagtgtcagttcctgttttctgctgtttttggtttcagaaatcctagtaaggaaatattctcggaatcggacgaaatcaatgcccagcatcctatttttccacgaagcttccagaacacccgagagccagcagaggggggccacagggccaccagatgacagggtggcgcggccagggcctgggccgcgcccccctattgtgtcaccgcctcgtcagccttccgactccgcctcttcgcctatttaaaggtccctgacctaaatcttcaatacggaaaaaccacggtacgagaaaccttccagagccgccgccatcgcgaagccaagatctgggggacaggagtctctgttccggcacgccgccgggacggggaagtgcccccggaaggcttctccattgacaccaccgccatcttcatcaacgctgttgtctcccatgaggagggagtagttctccatcgaggctaagggttgtaccggtagctatgtggttaatctctctcctatgtacttcaatacaatgatctcatgagctgccttacatgattgagattcatatgagctttgtatcactattagtctatgtgctactcttgtgatgctattaaagtagtctattcctccttcacggtgtaatggtgacagtgtgtgcatcgtgtagtacttggcgtaggctatgatcataatctcttgtaggttatggagttaattattactatgatagtattgatgtgatttattcccccttcatagtgtaaaggtgacagtgtgtatgctatgttagtactcggtttaaattgcaaagatctattatgctctaaaggttacttcaatatgaatgccgaatgttgtggagcttgttaactccggcattgagggagctcttgtagccctacacaacgaatggtgttcattatcaaacaagagtatatgtagcacaaaggaagagaacttatttatttatgtgatcaatgttgagagtgtccactagtgaaagtatgatccctaggccttgtttccaaatactgcaatcatcgcttgtttactgttttactgcatctttacttcctgcaatattactaccatcaactgcacgccagcaagcacttttctggcgccgttactactactcatattcattcataccacttgtatttcactatctcttcgccgaactaatgcacctatacatctgacaagtatattaggtgtgttggggacacaagagacttcttgtatcgtgattgcagggttgcttgagagggatatctttgacctcttcctccctgagttcgataaaccttgggtgatccacttaagggaaacttgctgctgttctacaaacctctgctcttggaggcccaacactgtctacaagaatagaagcacccgtagacatcaagcacttttctggcgccgttgccagggaggaaaggtaaaaggcactcatactccggtcccaggtaactaagtacttttctgttgccgttgtgtgtgtgctcgaagctatttcctttagatcctgcaattgcatctttttgtttcttgttttacactagttaggcttaatggaaaacaacaacacaatgagagatctttatgaactttatcttgaattaggacatgatgtgtttgaagagagaattaaaaaacccatggaactttatatgtatgctaatgggaatgttattagtatgaatgctttgaacaccatttttgctaatgctatggaaaattctaagcttggggaggtcggttttgatgaaaatgatctctttagtcctccgggtattgaggagaaagtttaagttgattatgatatgcctcccatttatgatgattataatgatagtggtcttttggtgccgcctactatggagagtaaattttatgatgattatactatgcctcctacacttgatgagaataataatgatagctactttgttgaatttgctcccactacaactaataaaattgattatgcttatgtggagagtaatgatacttttatgcatgtgaataagaatgctttatgtgatacttatattgttgagtttgttcatgatgcctctgaaagttattatgagagaggaaaatatggttgtagaaattttcatgttactaaaacacctctctatatgctgaaatttttgaagttacactggttttatcttcctatgcttgttactttgctcttcatgaacttgtttatttacaagattcctatgcataggaagcatgttagacttaaatgtgttttgaattttcttcttgatgctctcttttgcttcaactcttatttcttgtgagtgcattgttaaaattgctgagcccatcttaatggctataaagaaagaacttcttgggagataacccatgtgtttattttactacaacacttttgttttatatttgagtcttggaagttgttactactgtagcaacctctccttatctttattttattgcattgttgtgccaagtaaagtctttgatagcaaggttcatactagatttggattattgcgcagaaacagatttctgtctgtcacgaatttgggcagggttctctgtaggtaactcagaaaaatctgccaatttacgtgcgtgatcctcagatatgtacgcaactttcattcaatttgagcattttcatctgagcaagtccagtgcctctaaaaaattcgtctttacaaactgttctgttttgacagattctgccttttatttcgcattgcctcttttgctgtgttggatggatttctttgttccattaacttccagtagctttgtggaatgtccagaagtgttaagaatgattgtgtcacctctgaacatgtgaaattttgattatgcactaaccctctaatgagttgtttccagtttggtgtggaggaagttttcaagggtcaagagaggaggatgatatactatgatcaagaagactgaaaagtctaagcttggggatgcccccgtggttcatcctgcGTATTTCAagtagactcaagcatctaagcttggggatgcccaaggcatccccttcttcatcgacaatttatcaggtttcttctcttgaaactatatttttattcggtcacatcttatgtactttacttggagcgtctgtttgtttttattttcgttttgttattttccttccctgaataaattcatgcttgtgtgggagagagacacgctccgcttgttcatatgaacactggtgttcttagttctatctttaatgttcatgacggagttgaaaaccgcttcgttaattgctatatggttggaaacagaaaatgcttcatgtggtaattggtataatgtcttgaataatttgatacttggcaattgttgtgctcatatagatcatgtttaagctcttgcatcatgtactttgcacccattaatgaagaactacatagagcttgttaaaatttggtttgcatgattggtctctctaagtctagatattttctggttaaggtgtttgaacaacaaggagacgatgtaaagtcttataatgcttacaatatgttcatatgtgagtcttgctgcaccgttttatacttgagtttgcttcaaacaaccttgctagcctagccttgtattgagaggaattcttctcgtgcatccaaatccttgagccaaaaactatgccatttgtgtccaccatacctacctaccacatggtatttctctgccattccaagcaaatacttcatgtgctacctttaaacaattcaaaagctattatctcttatttgtgtcaatgttttatggctcatgaggaagtatgtggtgtttatctttcaaccttgtcatttacttctgacagactttcacaatggactagtggcttcatccgcttatccaataattttgcaaaaagagctggcaatggggttcccagccctgattaattaaccttcattaataattctcttcacatgttttgctctgattcatcagtaagcaacttaattttgcaaatagacactccttcatggtatgtgaatgttggaaggcacccgaggattcggttagccatggcttgtgtaagcaaaaggttgggaggagtgtcatccataaataatgaaattaaaatacatgtgtaaacaaaagagaagagggatgatctaccttgctggtagagataacgtccttcatgggagccgctcttgaaagtctggttgataaggtagttagagtacccgctaccattcgttgacaacaacaaacacctctcaaaaccttacttttatgctctctatatgatttcaaaacttaaaaagctctagcacatgatttaatccctgcttccctctgcgaagggccattcttttactttatgttgagtcagtttacctattccttctatcttagaagcaaacacttgtgtcaactgtgcattgattcttacatgtttacctattgcacttgttatattgctttatgttgacaactatccatgagatatacatgttacaagttgaaagcaattgctgaaacttatatcttcctttgtgttgtttcaaagctttctactaagaatttattgctttatgagtaactcttatgcaagacttattgatgcttgtcttgaaagtactattcacgaaaagtctttgctatatggttcagttgtttactcattgtatttaccattgctttgaatcactgcattcatctcatatgcttacaatagtatgatcaagattatgttggtagcatgtcacttaagaaattatcattgttatcgtttacctactcgagggcgagtaggaactaagcttggggatgcttgatacgtctccaacgtatctataatttcttatgttccatgctagttttatgacaatacctacatgttttattcatactttatatcgttttgatgcattttccggaactaacctattaacaagatgccgaagtgccagttcctgttttctgctgtttttggtttcagaaatcctagtaaggaaatattctcggaatcggacgaaatcaatgcccagcatcctatttttccacgaagcttccagaacacccgagagccagcagaggggggccacagggccaccagatgacagggtggcgcggccagggcctgggccgcgcccccctattgtgtcaccgcctcgtcagccttccgactccgcctcttcgcctatttaaaggtccctgacctaaatcttcgatacggaaaaaccatggtacgagaaaccttccagagccgccgccatcgcgaagccaagatctgggggacaggagtctctgttccggcacgccgccgggatggggaagtgcccccggaaggcttctccatcgacaccatcgccatcttcatcaacgctgctgtctcccatgaggagggagtagttctccatcgaggctaagggctgtaccggtagctatgtggttaatctctctcctatttacttcaatacaatgatctcatgagctgccttacatgattgagattcatatgagctttgtatcactattagtctatgtgctactcttgtgatgtt encodes:
- the LOC127302130 gene encoding cinnamoyl-CoA reductase 1, yielding METSSPPLPRVCVTGGGGFIGSCLVKLLLTRGYAVNATVRDPRDAKNAFLMQLDGAPENLQLIKADMLDYDTVAAAFAGCEGVFHVATPVPEQKMVDPQKEMMDPAVKGTTNVLKACSAKKVQKLILVSSIAASCFTLDWPQDKIKDESCWSDKELCRENENWYSLAKTMAEEMALEYGLKNGLHVATVLPGLVLGPLLQHVAINTTSKVLIYILKGGPDTMNNKFYPIVDVRDVADALLLLYDKAGRSERYICSLDEMDLKDLLGILKSMYPNYSYADKMVDVDYKVEVTSDKLKNLGWKPRKLEETLADSIKSYEKTGLLHGSDGEHCRLPYLYCMPPILE